One Trichormus variabilis 0441 genomic window, TTATCAAGCCTTCTAGTTACCGCGTCGCTGCTACGTCCAGAATCAATGCTAGAGTTTAGGCTGGTGGTTAGTACTAAAAAACCAACCAAGGCGATCGCAAAAAAACGCTTTACTTGAAACTCTTGAAATAGAAACTTGATATGAGTGATTACCTGAGAAAATAAATTTGCCATCATCATACTCCATTAATTTGTGTCAAGATTCTTCACACTTGCAGTACTTCCTTGGTTGTATCTACAGTCTGAGTTAGCAGTGAATTTTAATGAAAGCTTTCACCGCAATTTCAAGTTAACGAGAAAACACTAGTTATTCATCTGACACAAGTTATAAATTATTTCTAGAGCAAGGAAGTTTTTTAAATTCCTGTTATGTATTATCAGTGGCCACATCCCCGACTTCTTCAAGAAGTCGGGGCTATAGTCGGGGATGTGACAAAGTGAAAATACTTACAGACACCTGAACTTATCGACAGATATTGCTCAACAGGCTACTATATCAAACTGTATATTAAGCAGGGTCTTTGTTTTATGGCTAGTGTAGAACGCGACGAAAACAGAGAGAATCGCATCGAAACAGAGATTGTTGTCGATGCTGAAGATAAAGAAGAAAGAGCGATGGGTTGGTACTACTATCTAGACGATACTTTGGAGTTTCCCTTTATGGGTAAGTGGAAGAAGAAGTCTCGCAAAACCTCGACTATTGAAGAGAAACCTGTTGAGGTATTGGGTATGGCTCCAGAGGATGATTGTTTGAAGGATATGTATGTAGAAGTTGCTTATATCGGCGGTAAGGAAGATGATATATATACCGCCAAGCTTTCGGATATAGAGGCTATTGATGTGGATGATGACACCCAAGAAGCGATCGCCGATTGGTTATATTGGTTAGCTAGGGGATATAAATTTTAGGTTAAATTGCGAATTATCCGACAAGGATTCCCAACCGCTACAACGTTAGCAGGGATATCTTTTACAACTACGCTCCCAGCCCCAATTGTTGTATTGTCCCCAATTGTTACCCCAGGACAAATAATTACACCACCACCAATCCAGACGTTATTACCAATTTTAATTGGGGCAGCTAATTCTCTTCCAGATAGGCGAATTTCCGGTTCTGTGGGATGGTAGGCAGTATAAATCTGCACGTAGGGCGCGAACAAGACATTATCCCCGATTTCTACCTTATTGCAATCTAAAATTACACAGCCATAGTTCATATATACTCCATTACCTACGTAGATATTGCTACCGTAATCACAATGAAGCGGCGGTACTATGGTGATTTTTTCGCCTATCTGGGCAAATAATTCTTGTAAAATTTGCCTGCGTTGTTCTGGTTGTTCCTCGGTTGTGGCGTTATACATTCGCAACAGGCGACTAGCTCGTTTACTCTCGGCTGCTAATTCTGGATCATCTGCTAGGTATAATTCACCTGCAAGCATTTTTTGTTTTTCGGTTTTTTCCATATATATAATTATTACCAATTACCAATTACCACCCTCACAGCAAACTAACAATTACTAGCTTTATTAAATACGCCATAACGGGCTTTACCTTGCTGTTTAGCACGGAACATAGCATGGTCTGCATCTCTTAATAGGTTTTCTGGCTCATCATAACTACCAGCGTTGAGAGTAATACCGATACTGGCTGTGGTAAATATTTGATGTCCATTTAAGTTTAGGGGTAATCCTAAGGTATCTTGGATGCGTTTGGCTACGTTGATAGCGTCGTTAACGTCTCTAATATCTTCTAACAACACGGCGAATTCATCACCACCAAATCGCCCTACAGTATCTCCACTACGTACACAGGATTCTAATCTATGAGCGATCGCTACTAAAAAATCATCTCCCATTCCGTGTCCAAAGCGATCGTTAATTCCCTGAAAACCATCTAAATCTAAAAACAACACAGCAAAACGATAATCATTGCGGCGTTTGCTACGTTCAATAGCTTGTTTGAGGCGGTCTAAAAATAAAATTCGATTGGGTAGCGTCGTCAGTCCATCATAAAAAGCATTGCGGAGTAATTGCACCTCCGACTGTTTGCGTTGAGTGATATCTTGAAAAACTAAAACTGCCCCAGTGATATTGCCCGTATTATCTCGGATAGGTGCAATCTTATCTCCTATTGGTATCTCTTTACCATCCTTAGAAATCAGCGTACAGTTTTCGGGTAAATTGACAATCTCACCAGTCTGCATCGCCTGTGTAGCCAAATTATCAATTACCTCGTCCATATCCTTATCAACTAGATTCACCACCTCGGCTAAATCTTTGCCAAAAGCTTCATGCTGCATCCAACCCGTAAGTCTTTCCGCCATTGGATTCATCATTTGAATCTGACCATTAGTAAAGGTAACAATTACCCCACAGCCCATACTATTAATAATGGCTGCTTTTTTTGCTGTTTCTTCCTGTAATCTTTCGTAAATTTGATACTGCTTTAAAGCCATTTCTACTGCAAGATGTAAATCTTTTTCTGCAAATGGCTTTAACAGATAAGCAAAGGACTCATCTAGTTGTTTATTGTGCAATTCTAAATGTTGTGAATACTCAATTATACATAACACTGGTATGTGAAAATTATCTTGAATAATATTTGCTACTTGTATCCCGTTAATTTCTCCAGATAAACGGATATCAAATAATACTA contains:
- a CDS encoding calcium-binding protein; its protein translation is MASVERDENRENRIETEIVVDAEDKEERAMGWYYYLDDTLEFPFMGKWKKKSRKTSTIEEKPVEVLGMAPEDDCLKDMYVEVAYIGGKEDDIYTAKLSDIEAIDVDDDTQEAIADWLYWLARGYKF
- a CDS encoding sugar O-acetyltransferase, which gives rise to MEKTEKQKMLAGELYLADDPELAAESKRASRLLRMYNATTEEQPEQRRQILQELFAQIGEKITIVPPLHCDYGSNIYVGNGVYMNYGCVILDCNKVEIGDNVLFAPYVQIYTAYHPTEPEIRLSGRELAAPIKIGNNVWIGGGVIICPGVTIGDNTTIGAGSVVVKDIPANVVAVGNPCRIIRNLT
- a CDS encoding GGDEF domain-containing response regulator gives rise to the protein MVSRKILVVEDEAALALNIKNSLQALGYNVLEITNSPQEAIKKVAEKHPDLVLFDIRLSGEINGIQVANIIQDNFHIPVLCIIEYSQHLELHNKQLDESFAYLLKPFAEKDLHLAVEMALKQYQIYERLQEETAKKAAIINSMGCGVIVTFTNGQIQMMNPMAERLTGWMQHEAFGKDLAEVVNLVDKDMDEVIDNLATQAMQTGEIVNLPENCTLISKDGKEIPIGDKIAPIRDNTGNITGAVLVFQDITQRKQSEVQLLRNAFYDGLTTLPNRILFLDRLKQAIERSKRRNDYRFAVLFLDLDGFQGINDRFGHGMGDDFLVAIAHRLESCVRSGDTVGRFGGDEFAVLLEDIRDVNDAINVAKRIQDTLGLPLNLNGHQIFTTASIGITLNAGSYDEPENLLRDADHAMFRAKQQGKARYGVFNKASNC